The Oryza brachyantha chromosome 6, ObraRS2, whole genome shotgun sequence region AATTCCCTCATGATGATGTCCCTAGTGTTCTGGTCCATGTCACCATGAGTAGCAGAAACGGTGTGGTCCCTGCCCCTCATCTTGTCAGTAAGCCAGTCCACCTTGCGGCGGGTGTTCACAAAGATGACACTCTGGGTGATGGCCAGTGTCTCGTACAGGTCACAGAGTGTGTCGAGCTTCCATTCTTCCTTTTCCACATTGACATAGAACTGTTTGATACCCTCAAGAGTGAGCTCGTCCCTCTTCACAAGGATCCGCACAGGCTTGTTCATGAATTTACGGGTGATCTCAAGGGCCTCTGGGGGCATTGTAGCAGAGAACACACCAACTTGGATCTTTGAGGGGAGAAGCTGGAAGATATCATAAATCTGCAAATaacaaaaaggaaatcaaTAATGCAATTTACAACCTAACAGGCTAACACAATGATATGAAAGGAATAACAGAAACACGTCAAAAGTAGATTTGCTGAATAGaggaattaaataaaataacagaAGGAATGAAACATATGCAGCTGGCGTAATTACTTTCAAAAATTCCTGCTTCTTAGAACATCTAAAGACAGTGATCATTGTACAGAAAGCAAAGGAATAGCCAAGTTCCAATCAAGAACTTTGAAATTCGTAACTTCTCAGGAATAGCCAAGTTCCAATCAAGAACCATAGTAAGCTTTGTATACCATTAATGAATCATGCTCACAGGAAAtcaaaataatgataaaatgcATGACAGCAattcaaaatacaaataataaagagaaaaaatatcaggTAGAATAGGAAGAGATTACAAGAGAAGCGGGTGCTTACCTGATCCTTGAAACCACGAGAAAGCATTTCATCAGCTTCATCAAGGACAAACATCTTGATGTAATCAGGACGGAGAGACTGCCTGCGCAGCATGTCAAACACACGCCCAGGTGTCCCAACAACAACATGTACTCCACTTGCAAGAATTCTTTGGTCCTCACGAACAGAAGTTCCTCCAACACATGCATGAACCTTCACACCCAAGTAGTCACCAAGGGCGCGCATGACTTTCTCAATTTGCTGCGCAAGCTCACGAGTAGGAGCAAGGACCAAGGCTTGGCACTCAACCACACCATAGTCAAGCTGCTGCAAAATTCCAGAACAGAAGGTGGCAGTCTTTCCAGTTCCTGACTGAGCTTGCTGAATCACATCAAGACCCTTGCAGAAAGGGACGATTCCCCTTTGCTGAATGGCTGAAGGTTTCTCAAAAcctacaaaacaaaacatggcAGTCAGAAATATACGAGTTCAAATGGCAAACATCATTAAAGTAAAAATGATCCTGCACTTACCATAGGCATAAATGCCTCTGAGAAGGTTCTCTTGGAGACCCATGTCATCAAAACTCTCATGAACTTCATCATAAGACGTGAAGAACTCCTCAGTTTCACCTTGGTTCCTGCATTAAAAGACTACCAGTAAGCGGTAGATAATATCCTGTACAGGGAATAGACAGCACATTTCTACACATAATGATGGTAGAGATAAAGCATATTAGTGCAAGATTTCTTACAGAAGCTCCTGCATTTTAGAATCATAGTGCTTAGCATCAAACTGGGACCCCTCTGGTGCCATTCCCGCCATGACTGGTAATAAGATAGTATGTTAGctcaaagaacaaaaaaaaatgttggatAACAACCATGAGATATCAGCTAGTGCTAAAGAAAAAAGTAACTTGGCACAtgatatgtaaaaataaagcAATACATGAATAAACGTGGCAAAGGGGTAATGTTTGACAGAGCTGCACATCCTAAACACTGAAATGTTCCACATATTAAACAAACATACATCAGAGCTGAATGTCAACTATAACCATGCACTTTCATGCAATAGGTTAACAACAAATCAACAAGGGACTTTAGATTTTACCACCGACAGGAAAGAAACTAATATTATGTTACTacatgaaactaatttgggTGTCAATCAATTGACGTTCAATATAAGCAATCAATTACAAGCTTTTAAACTGTTAACATCTGCACACATCATCTTAGGCTTTAGTTGCAAGCAGCATCTCATCAGTAAGCCAGAGATGATGTGCTCGGATGTCATCACATAACAAATGCTTAGTCCCAGCAAGGCCAATAGATCGCAACTCATAAACCTCATCGCAAAAACAGTTCATCGGCATGAACCACATCATACCACTAATACACACTAATATATAGAACTTGAAACAAGTGCAAAACAGCTACCTTCATAacatttgaaaacaaaaacacaatGAAAATATCTAG contains the following coding sequences:
- the LOC102706484 gene encoding eukaryotic initiation factor 4A-1; translated protein: MAGMAPEGSQFDAKHYDSKMQELLNQGETEEFFTSYDEVHESFDDMGLQENLLRGIYAYGFEKPSAIQQRGIVPFCKGLDVIQQAQSGTGKTATFCSGILQQLDYGVVECQALVLAPTRELAQQIEKVMRALGDYLGVKVHACVGGTSVREDQRILASGVHVVVGTPGRVFDMLRRQSLRPDYIKMFVLDEADEMLSRGFKDQIYDIFQLLPSKIQVGVFSATMPPEALEITRKFMNKPVRILVKRDELTLEGIKQFYVNVEKEEWKLDTLCDLYETLAITQSVIFVNTRRKVDWLTDKMRGRDHTVSATHGDMDQNTRDIIMREFRSGSSRVLITTDLLARGIDVQQVSLVINYDLPTQPENYLHRIGRSGRFGRKGVAINFVTRDDERMLFDIQRFYNVVIEELPANVADLL